From Algoriphagus sp. NG3, the proteins below share one genomic window:
- the gcvT gene encoding glycine cleavage system aminomethyltransferase GcvT: MEELIKKIQLNDLHVALGGKMVPFAGYNMPVRYSSDNEEHLCVRNGVGVFDVSHMGEFMIEGPEALNLIQKITSNDASKIVNGQAQYSCFPNETGGIVDDLIVYKFDDEKYMLVVNASNIEKDWAWVNQHNTMGAKLTNISDDISLFAIQGPKAIEAVQALTPVNLSEVKFYHFTVGEFAGVQDVIISGTGYTGAGGFEIYVKNEDAEHVWNAVFEAGKDFDIKPIGLGARDTLRMEMGYCLYGNDITDTTCPIEAGLGWITKFTKDFTNSEALKAKKEAGVPRKLVGFVMQERGIPRGHYKIVDAEGIEIGEVTSGTQSPSMGVGIGLGYVETEYSKVGTEIFIQVRNKNLKAQVEKLPLLKA; the protein is encoded by the coding sequence ATGGAAGAGCTAATCAAAAAAATCCAACTCAACGACTTGCACGTTGCCCTTGGCGGCAAAATGGTGCCTTTTGCAGGCTATAACATGCCTGTACGCTACAGTTCAGACAATGAAGAGCATCTCTGTGTAAGAAATGGCGTTGGCGTTTTTGACGTATCCCATATGGGAGAATTCATGATAGAAGGACCAGAAGCTCTAAATCTTATCCAAAAAATAACTTCAAACGATGCCTCCAAAATTGTCAATGGACAGGCGCAATACTCTTGTTTTCCTAATGAAACCGGCGGAATTGTAGATGATTTGATTGTATATAAGTTTGATGACGAGAAATACATGCTCGTGGTCAATGCTTCCAATATTGAAAAAGACTGGGCTTGGGTGAATCAGCACAATACCATGGGCGCTAAGCTCACCAATATCTCAGATGATATCTCACTTTTTGCAATCCAAGGGCCAAAAGCAATTGAGGCAGTACAGGCATTGACTCCTGTAAATCTTTCTGAAGTGAAATTCTATCACTTTACCGTGGGAGAATTTGCGGGCGTTCAGGACGTGATCATTTCCGGGACAGGGTACACCGGTGCAGGGGGATTTGAGATCTATGTGAAAAATGAAGATGCTGAACATGTTTGGAATGCTGTTTTCGAAGCCGGAAAAGATTTTGACATCAAGCCTATCGGTCTAGGTGCCAGAGACACGCTCCGTATGGAGATGGGCTACTGCCTCTATGGGAATGACATCACCGACACCACATGTCCAATCGAAGCCGGGCTGGGCTGGATCACCAAATTCACCAAAGACTTCACCAATTCAGAAGCCTTAAAAGCCAAAAAGGAAGCAGGAGTTCCCAGGAAATTAGTCGGTTTCGTGATGCAGGAAAGAGGCATTCCCAGAGGTCACTACAAGATCGTAGATGCTGAAGGCATTGAAATCGGTGAAGTGACTTCCGGCACACAATCTCCAAGCATGGGAGTAGGGATAGGTTTGGGTTATGTCGAAACAGAATACAGCAAGGTGGGAACGGAGATTTTCATCCAAGTGAGAAACAAGAATCTTAAAGCTCAAGTGGAAAAACTTCCACTTCTCAAAGCATAA
- a CDS encoding HesB/IscA family protein, protein MIIVSDKAKERILQLKKEEGRAENENIRVSVKGGGCSGLMYDLGFDGAQVETDHVFEDKGVKILVDRKSLLYLAGTTLEFTDGLNGKGFQFVNPNASRTCGCGESFSV, encoded by the coding sequence ATGATAATCGTTTCTGACAAAGCCAAAGAGCGCATCCTACAGCTCAAAAAAGAGGAAGGACGCGCAGAAAATGAAAATATACGTGTTTCCGTGAAAGGCGGCGGATGCTCAGGACTCATGTATGATTTGGGTTTTGATGGCGCTCAGGTGGAAACCGATCACGTGTTTGAAGATAAGGGAGTAAAAATCCTTGTTGACAGAAAAAGCTTGCTTTACCTAGCCGGGACTACGTTGGAATTCACAGATGGCCTAAATGGCAAAGGTTTCCAATTTGTGAATCCGAATGCCAGCAGAACCTGCGGATGTGGAGAGAGCTTCTCGGTATAA
- a CDS encoding alpha-amylase, whose translation MKNGTMMQFFHWYTPEDTLWKEVKEKAEYLGYLGVTSVWLPPASKGELGGMSVGYDTYDLFDLGEFDQKGSVRTKYGTKDEFIEATHALHDRGVQVIVDFVFNHKAGGDESELMQAVKVNEANRLENISEPYEIESFTRFTFPGRNGKYSEFIWDKHCFSGVDYDHKNQEHGIFNLLSEYGDDWEEMIDDEKGNYDFLMFCDIEFRNPAVHDELLRYATWLHELTYYDGVRLDAVKHIPPQYFKEFLHFLRERIGKNIFAVGEYWAPGHLDLLTKYIEATEGTMSLYDSALQHNFHLASNSGSAYDLRQIFDKTLVSHSPELAVTLVDNHDTQPLQALEAPVESWFKPLAYAVILLRKDGYPCVFYPDLFGASYWDKGDDGQDYEIFINRIDELEPMLYARKDFAFGLQRDYFQSSNVIGWTREGDNEHSGCAVVMSNSDGATISMEIGERYAGRSFKDMLGKIPDEVWVNESGWGDFHCGPGSVSVWTEVV comes from the coding sequence ATGAAAAACGGTACGATGATGCAATTTTTCCACTGGTATACTCCGGAAGATACCCTTTGGAAAGAAGTAAAAGAAAAGGCTGAATACCTCGGGTACCTCGGTGTCACCAGCGTATGGCTTCCGCCTGCTTCCAAGGGAGAACTGGGGGGCATGAGTGTAGGCTATGACACCTATGACTTATTTGACTTGGGGGAATTCGACCAAAAAGGAAGTGTGAGGACAAAATACGGTACCAAGGACGAATTTATAGAAGCTACCCATGCGCTACATGACCGTGGGGTACAAGTAATTGTTGATTTTGTCTTTAACCATAAAGCCGGAGGAGACGAGTCAGAATTGATGCAGGCAGTGAAGGTAAATGAGGCAAACCGTCTAGAAAATATCTCTGAACCATACGAAATTGAATCTTTCACCCGCTTTACTTTTCCAGGAAGAAATGGGAAATACTCTGAATTTATTTGGGACAAGCATTGCTTCAGTGGAGTAGATTATGACCATAAAAACCAAGAGCACGGAATCTTCAACCTATTGAGCGAATATGGGGATGATTGGGAAGAAATGATTGATGATGAAAAGGGAAATTATGATTTCCTGATGTTTTGTGATATTGAATTCAGAAATCCTGCTGTCCATGATGAGCTGCTGAGATATGCTACGTGGCTCCATGAACTCACCTATTACGACGGTGTGCGGTTAGATGCTGTGAAGCATATTCCACCACAGTATTTCAAGGAATTTCTTCATTTCCTAAGGGAACGTATCGGTAAAAACATCTTTGCAGTTGGGGAATATTGGGCACCTGGGCATCTGGATTTGCTGACTAAGTACATTGAGGCCACCGAAGGCACCATGAGCCTTTACGACTCTGCTTTGCAGCACAACTTCCACCTCGCTTCAAATTCGGGGAGTGCCTATGATTTGCGTCAGATTTTCGATAAAACTTTGGTATCACATTCTCCCGAACTTGCAGTTACACTAGTCGATAACCACGATACGCAGCCCCTTCAAGCCTTGGAAGCTCCTGTAGAATCTTGGTTCAAACCACTGGCTTATGCTGTGATTTTATTGCGTAAAGACGGTTATCCATGTGTATTTTATCCAGATCTATTTGGCGCTAGCTATTGGGACAAGGGAGATGATGGACAAGATTATGAGATATTCATCAATCGCATCGATGAATTAGAACCTATGCTCTATGCCCGGAAGGATTTTGCTTTTGGCCTACAGCGGGATTATTTCCAGTCTTCGAATGTGATCGGATGGACCAGGGAAGGCGACAATGAACACAGCGGCTGCGCAGTGGTCATGTCAAACAGTGATGGAGCTACTATTTCCATGGAAATCGGGGAAAGATATGCAGGAAGAAGCTTTAAAGATATGTTAGGAAAAATCCCTGATGAAGTCTGGGTCAATGAATCAGGCTGGGGAGACTTCCACTGCGGACCAGGCTCAGTTTCTGTATGGACAGAAGTAGTATAA
- the mce gene encoding methylmalonyl-CoA epimerase → MRKIEHIGIAVKDLESSNLLFEKLLGKKHFKTEEVDGEKVATSFFQVGETKVELLQATDGSSAIAKYLERKSEGIHHIAFDVEDIHAEVQRLKAEGFEILNETPKLGADNKLVVFLHPRSTNGVLIELCQEVG, encoded by the coding sequence ATGAGGAAAATCGAGCATATCGGCATCGCTGTGAAGGATCTGGAAAGTTCAAATCTGCTTTTCGAAAAGTTGCTTGGAAAAAAGCATTTTAAAACAGAGGAAGTTGACGGGGAAAAAGTAGCAACTTCCTTTTTTCAGGTAGGGGAGACAAAAGTAGAGTTGCTGCAGGCAACTGATGGATCAAGTGCTATTGCTAAATATCTGGAGCGTAAATCTGAGGGTATCCATCATATCGCATTTGATGTGGAGGATATCCATGCGGAAGTTCAACGTCTGAAGGCTGAAGGCTTCGAAATCCTGAATGAAACGCCCAAACTTGGGGCAGACAATAAATTAGTGGTATTTTTGCATCCTAGGAGCACGAATGGTGTTTTGATTGAGTTGTGTCAGGAGGTGGGTTGA
- the tsf gene encoding translation elongation factor Ts, with protein sequence MAITAQEVNKLRQMTGAGMMDCKKALTESEGDFDKAVDILRKKGQKVSASRADRETKEGVAVTKVTENGAKGTLLTLTCETDFVAKNEEFGAFANTLLDLAVENNATSVEEILALPFENITVAEKITEMTGKIGEKLEISHYEVISAEAVVPYIHSNGKLGVLVGLTNTNGTDVEEAGKDVAMQIAAMNPVALDKDGVDSSVVEREIEVGKEQARAEGKPEEMLEKIALGKLNKFYKENTLLSQIFVKDSSKSIAQYLDSVSKGMTVSAFKRVSIG encoded by the coding sequence ATGGCAATTACTGCACAAGAAGTAAACAAACTGAGACAAATGACCGGTGCCGGTATGATGGATTGCAAAAAAGCGCTAACCGAATCAGAAGGCGATTTTGACAAAGCTGTGGACATCCTCAGAAAGAAAGGTCAAAAAGTATCTGCTTCCAGAGCTGACCGTGAGACTAAAGAAGGTGTGGCTGTAACTAAAGTAACAGAAAACGGAGCCAAAGGCACATTGCTTACTTTGACCTGCGAAACTGACTTCGTAGCCAAGAATGAAGAATTCGGTGCATTTGCCAATACCCTACTTGATCTTGCTGTAGAAAACAACGCAACTTCTGTTGAGGAAATTCTTGCTCTGCCTTTCGAAAACATCACAGTAGCTGAGAAAATAACAGAAATGACCGGTAAAATCGGTGAGAAACTTGAAATCTCCCACTATGAAGTGATCTCTGCCGAAGCGGTAGTGCCTTATATCCACTCTAACGGAAAATTAGGTGTATTGGTAGGACTCACCAACACAAACGGAACAGATGTGGAAGAAGCTGGAAAAGACGTAGCTATGCAAATTGCTGCGATGAATCCAGTTGCTTTGGATAAAGATGGAGTGGATTCTTCTGTAGTAGAAAGAGAAATCGAAGTAGGTAAAGAGCAAGCTAGAGCTGAAGGCAAGCCTGAAGAAATGCTTGAAAAAATCGCTTTGGGCAAACTGAACAAGTTCTACAAAGAGAATACGCTATTGAGCCAGATTTTCGTAAAAGACAGCAGCAAGTCTATTGCCCAGTACCTTGACTCTGTAAGCAAAGGAATGACTGTATCTGCATTCAAAAGAGTATCTATCGGTTAA
- a CDS encoding VanZ family protein — protein MNNYFEAIRTSLIYFPLVALLSIVPFVYFQYRKIGYVQFDRSVVFYIFSFYAMTAFFLTVLPLPEITEGFCELRAGKVIPSFFPFRFVKDTFREVQGNISLFSIVKSHAFMVTAFNVLLLMPLGFFLKYLFQIKNAGISTLIGFLTSLFFEITQLTALYGLYPCRYRHFEVDDLITNTFGCFIGFVIARYSDILPNVSSKPLLNKTEVTLTQRFLAIFVDSLLVILFASYIIEGLSDNIWLLSLMKVGLIFFYFIFVSKISNGQTFGKKLLGVRIVRMDGLRLTYKDLIARYGIFLILPFLVGEVSKFLIDTRFDDKLYLFLYLLFLAIWFFGTVMVTFIRKDHRGWLDRFAHTTQVLANRRQNE, from the coding sequence ATGAACAATTATTTTGAAGCTATCCGGACTTCACTTATTTACTTTCCTTTAGTCGCTCTATTGAGCATTGTCCCATTTGTTTATTTTCAGTACAGAAAAATCGGCTATGTACAGTTCGACAGAAGCGTGGTATTCTACATTTTCTCGTTTTATGCGATGACCGCTTTTTTCCTGACCGTTCTTCCTCTCCCCGAGATTACCGAGGGTTTTTGTGAACTAAGGGCAGGAAAAGTAATTCCAAGCTTTTTCCCGTTTCGATTTGTGAAGGACACTTTCAGGGAGGTTCAAGGGAATATTTCTCTTTTTAGCATTGTAAAAAGCCATGCCTTTATGGTGACTGCTTTCAATGTTTTACTATTAATGCCGCTAGGTTTTTTTCTCAAATACCTGTTCCAAATCAAAAATGCCGGGATCTCTACGTTGATTGGTTTCCTCACCTCACTTTTCTTTGAAATCACACAGTTAACAGCTCTTTACGGATTGTATCCTTGTAGGTACAGGCATTTCGAAGTGGATGATTTGATCACCAATACTTTTGGATGTTTCATTGGCTTTGTGATCGCAAGATATTCCGACATTTTACCAAATGTGTCGAGTAAGCCCCTACTGAATAAAACAGAAGTCACTCTGACACAGCGTTTTTTGGCGATTTTTGTGGATTCACTATTAGTGATCTTATTCGCCTCCTATATCATAGAAGGGCTTAGTGACAATATTTGGTTGCTATCATTGATGAAAGTCGGTCTGATCTTCTTCTATTTCATATTTGTGAGTAAAATCAGCAATGGACAAACCTTTGGAAAAAAGCTTCTCGGGGTTAGAATCGTCAGAATGGATGGCCTCAGGCTGACCTATAAAGATCTCATAGCCCGGTACGGCATATTCCTGATTCTTCCTTTCTTGGTTGGCGAGGTCTCCAAATTCCTCATTGATACGCGGTTTGATGATAAGCTGTATTTATTTCTATACCTACTTTTCTTGGCGATCTGGTTTTTCGGAACCGTCATGGTGACCTTCATCAGGAAAGATCACCGTGGCTGGCTGGATAGATTCGCTCATACCACGCAGGTGTTAGCAAATCGGCGCCAGAATGAATAA
- a CDS encoding M1 family metallopeptidase, whose protein sequence is MKTILSVIIILFASISLGFGQNWDWGGPIDPLQEKFEVEHYRLELELYPESKSIKGKSTVTFASANKLDTLRLDLIDEYKVTKVQINGEEVAYSHKNDLLDILVSNCSCDAVHIFYEGKTPIAINPPWEGGFTWEKDQLGNDWMGLSSQGEGAKIFVPALDHPSSEASQGVDLLITVPKPYFAAANGRLDQIKQEDEKLTYYWTTDYPINNYGINFTMGIFHEEEKNFTSVSGDQIPMHVWVLQENKAKAKDILEVLNVSTQTHEKYFGAYPWPKDKIAIVETPYLGMEHQTINAYGNNYRFVKMGSVNYDNLLHHELGHEWFGNKVSVGDWADFWIHEGITAYGDWLFYLEHGGEEAYLKKAENTLKQISHSKPVASPVNSTEEEAYHSEIYTKGAFIMHSLRWILGDDVFFPMLKAFANDPKFTYENQVTTRDFIDFVKAYSGEDLEGFFQLYLYSTDIPEVKISKKGKKGFEVSLQGIDFQLPVDLKTEKGIETVKLGKQPLLINSTSEPIVDPRGWLMLKK, encoded by the coding sequence ATGAAAACTATTCTTTCTGTTATTATAATACTGTTTGCCTCGATCTCTTTAGGCTTTGGCCAAAACTGGGATTGGGGAGGCCCTATTGATCCACTTCAAGAAAAATTTGAAGTAGAACATTACCGCTTGGAACTAGAGCTTTATCCAGAAAGCAAATCAATCAAAGGCAAAAGCACAGTTACTTTTGCGTCCGCTAACAAGCTGGATACCCTTCGACTAGACCTAATCGATGAATATAAAGTAACAAAAGTGCAAATCAATGGAGAAGAAGTTGCGTATTCCCATAAAAATGACCTCCTAGATATTCTAGTTAGTAATTGCTCTTGTGATGCAGTGCACATTTTCTATGAAGGCAAAACCCCAATTGCTATTAACCCACCATGGGAAGGCGGTTTTACCTGGGAAAAAGATCAACTAGGAAATGATTGGATGGGGCTTTCATCTCAGGGAGAAGGTGCCAAGATATTCGTGCCTGCACTGGATCACCCTTCTTCAGAAGCTTCACAAGGCGTAGACCTGTTAATTACCGTTCCCAAACCTTACTTCGCAGCAGCTAATGGCCGCCTTGATCAGATCAAACAAGAGGACGAAAAGCTGACTTATTATTGGACTACGGATTACCCGATTAACAATTATGGAATCAATTTTACCATGGGTATTTTTCATGAAGAAGAGAAAAACTTTACCTCTGTTTCCGGTGACCAAATCCCAATGCATGTCTGGGTATTACAGGAAAACAAAGCCAAGGCAAAAGATATTTTAGAAGTGCTAAATGTTTCCACCCAAACTCACGAGAAATATTTCGGAGCATACCCTTGGCCAAAAGATAAGATTGCAATCGTGGAGACTCCCTATCTCGGCATGGAACATCAGACTATCAATGCGTATGGCAATAACTATAGATTCGTAAAAATGGGCTCTGTCAACTATGATAATTTATTACACCATGAATTGGGTCATGAATGGTTCGGAAATAAGGTATCCGTGGGTGACTGGGCAGATTTCTGGATTCACGAGGGCATTACAGCATACGGAGACTGGCTGTTTTATCTGGAGCATGGCGGAGAAGAAGCTTATTTAAAAAAAGCTGAGAATACACTAAAGCAGATCTCACATTCCAAGCCAGTAGCCAGTCCTGTAAACAGTACCGAAGAGGAAGCCTATCACTCGGAAATTTATACAAAAGGGGCTTTCATAATGCATTCCTTACGCTGGATTTTAGGTGATGATGTCTTCTTTCCGATGCTGAAAGCTTTTGCGAATGACCCTAAATTTACCTATGAAAATCAAGTGACCACCCGAGATTTTATTGACTTTGTCAAAGCATATTCCGGAGAGGATTTGGAAGGATTTTTTCAGTTATACCTTTACTCTACTGATATTCCAGAGGTGAAAATCTCGAAAAAAGGAAAAAAGGGCTTTGAAGTTTCACTCCAAGGAATTGATTTCCAACTACCAGTCGATCTGAAAACTGAAAAGGGAATAGAAACAGTGAAGCTAGGGAAACAACCACTGTTGATAAATAGCACCAGCGAGCCAATTGTAGATCCCAGGGGTTGGTTAATGCTAAAAAAATAA
- a CDS encoding nucleotide pyrophosphohydrolase — protein MTEEITLKEAQAQVDQWIKTIGVRYFNELTNMTILMEEVGELARIMSRTYGEQSFKESDKGKELGDEMADVLWVLICLANQTGVDLTEAMKKNFEKKNIRDIDRHRNNQKLK, from the coding sequence ATGACCGAAGAAATCACACTAAAAGAAGCGCAAGCCCAAGTTGATCAATGGATTAAGACGATAGGGGTCAGATATTTTAATGAATTGACCAATATGACCATTCTGATGGAGGAAGTTGGAGAACTCGCCAGAATCATGTCCAGAACTTACGGAGAGCAATCCTTCAAGGAGTCTGATAAAGGCAAAGAACTTGGTGATGAAATGGCAGATGTACTCTGGGTACTTATTTGTCTGGCAAATCAGACAGGTGTGGATCTGACAGAGGCTATGAAAAAAAACTTTGAGAAGAAAAATATACGGGATATTGACAGGCACAGAAATAACCAGAAGCTTAAGTAG
- the thiL gene encoding thiamine-phosphate kinase translates to MSEKRTEISDLGEFGLIDHLNEKVVIKNPSTLKGIGDDAAVLEAGDMVKVVTTDMLLEGVHFDLSYAPLPHLGFKAVAVNVSDVAAMNAIPKQITVSIALSNRFSVEAVDALYEGIHAACEHYGVDLIGGDTTASRSGLVISVTAIGEAKPEQVSYRSGAKENDILCVTGDLGAALVGLQILEREKEVFMANPDMKPDLGKYTIVTGRQLKPDARVDIVHELRELEVVPTSMMDISDGLASEIFHICKASGVGATIYEDKLPIDKQTFDTAVELNLDPITCVMNGGEDYELLFTIDQKDFAKLEKHPDIHFIGHITKAEEGKFLVTKSGTAVQIKAQGWKHF, encoded by the coding sequence ATGTCAGAAAAGAGAACAGAAATAAGCGATTTGGGTGAGTTCGGTTTGATCGACCATCTGAATGAAAAAGTAGTAATTAAAAATCCCAGCACACTGAAAGGTATAGGGGACGATGCTGCAGTGCTGGAAGCAGGTGATATGGTCAAGGTTGTTACTACTGATATGCTTCTAGAGGGAGTGCATTTCGACTTATCATATGCGCCTTTGCCTCACTTGGGGTTCAAGGCTGTGGCGGTGAACGTCTCTGATGTGGCAGCTATGAATGCCATTCCTAAACAGATTACGGTTAGCATAGCACTTTCCAACAGGTTTTCTGTAGAGGCGGTTGATGCGTTATATGAAGGGATCCATGCCGCATGTGAGCACTACGGAGTGGATTTGATCGGCGGAGACACTACGGCATCCAGAAGTGGTCTGGTGATCTCTGTGACGGCCATTGGTGAAGCTAAACCTGAGCAGGTGTCCTATAGATCAGGTGCTAAAGAGAATGATATTTTGTGCGTGACAGGTGATTTGGGTGCAGCTTTGGTTGGCTTACAGATCTTGGAGCGGGAGAAAGAGGTTTTTATGGCCAATCCGGACATGAAGCCGGATTTAGGGAAATATACTATTGTGACAGGCCGTCAGCTTAAACCGGATGCGAGGGTGGATATTGTTCACGAGCTGCGGGAACTGGAAGTAGTGCCTACCAGCATGATGGATATATCCGATGGGCTTGCTTCAGAGATTTTCCATATCTGCAAAGCATCAGGAGTAGGAGCGACGATCTATGAAGATAAGTTGCCAATTGATAAGCAGACTTTCGATACAGCTGTAGAATTGAATCTTGATCCGATCACTTGCGTAATGAATGGGGGAGAGGATTATGAATTGCTGTTCACGATTGATCAGAAGGACTTTGCGAAGCTGGAGAAGCATCCGGATATCCACTTTATCGGACATATCACTAAAGCTGAAGAAGGGAAGTTCTTAGTGACCAAAAGTGGGACTGCCGTACAGATCAAAGCTCAGGGCTGGAAGCATTTCTGA
- a CDS encoding 2-phosphosulfolactate phosphatase — MQQVEICFSPELIHLHELQGKIVVVVDIFRATSTMMAALANGISEIKTCADLEECRAMASSEYLIAGERNGITAEGFQLGNSPLAYLSGEFHGQKLAMTTTNGTLAISKSIGADEILIGAFPNLQATVSYIQSRNKDVLIHCAGWKGKFNLEDSLYAGALVKALEATHKAEDDGAIAMKSLYEKEGHDLKGFLSQASHAKRLQNHNIDSDIDFCLTLDLFTLVGKVKNESLVAISNW, encoded by the coding sequence ATGCAACAAGTAGAAATCTGCTTCAGTCCTGAACTGATTCACTTGCACGAACTGCAGGGGAAAATTGTTGTAGTGGTCGATATTTTTCGTGCTACTTCCACAATGATGGCGGCTCTGGCCAATGGTATCTCTGAGATAAAAACCTGTGCAGACCTGGAAGAATGCCGGGCAATGGCATCCAGCGAATATCTGATTGCCGGGGAGAGAAATGGCATCACCGCAGAAGGGTTTCAATTGGGAAACTCCCCCCTGGCTTACCTTTCTGGGGAGTTTCATGGCCAAAAACTCGCCATGACTACGACGAATGGCACATTGGCAATATCCAAATCAATTGGAGCTGATGAAATTTTAATCGGTGCTTTCCCCAACCTTCAAGCTACTGTCAGCTATATCCAATCCCGCAATAAAGACGTATTGATCCACTGTGCCGGCTGGAAAGGCAAGTTCAACCTAGAAGATTCACTTTATGCAGGAGCTCTGGTAAAAGCCCTGGAAGCCACACATAAAGCCGAGGATGACGGAGCCATAGCTATGAAATCACTGTATGAGAAAGAAGGGCATGACCTCAAGGGGTTTCTCTCCCAAGCCTCTCATGCCAAACGCCTTCAAAATCACAACATCGATTCGGATATAGATTTTTGCCTGACCCTTGATCTTTTTACTCTGGTAGGGAAAGTAAAGAATGAATCACTGGTGGCTATCAGTAACTGGTAA
- the rpsB gene encoding 30S ribosomal protein S2 has translation MAKLEYKDLLDAGVHFGHLTRKWDPRMAPYIFMEKNGIHIIDLNKTLASLDEASNAIKQIVRSGKKVMFVATKKQAKDLVATEAKRLNMPYVTERWLGGMLTNFATIRKSLKKMSGLDKLMKEEAYKNLAKKERLMVSRQKDKMEDVLGGIADLSRLPAALFVVDIKREHIAIAEAKKLGIPVFALVDTNSNPNEVDFAIPANDDAFKSVSLLVKAFGAAIEEGLSERKKDKEEAKLSEEEEAKKAVDAETKE, from the coding sequence ATGGCCAAATTAGAATATAAAGACTTACTAGATGCTGGTGTCCACTTCGGACACTTGACGAGAAAGTGGGATCCGAGAATGGCTCCATACATTTTCATGGAGAAAAATGGTATCCACATCATCGATCTAAACAAAACGCTTGCTAGCCTCGACGAAGCATCTAATGCTATCAAGCAAATCGTACGCTCCGGCAAAAAAGTGATGTTCGTTGCTACCAAAAAGCAAGCGAAAGATCTTGTAGCAACTGAAGCGAAAAGACTTAACATGCCTTACGTAACCGAAAGATGGTTAGGTGGTATGTTGACCAACTTCGCTACTATCCGTAAATCATTGAAGAAAATGTCCGGTTTGGACAAATTGATGAAAGAGGAAGCTTACAAGAACCTTGCGAAAAAGGAACGTTTGATGGTTTCCCGTCAGAAAGATAAAATGGAAGATGTGCTAGGCGGTATCGCTGACCTGAGTAGACTCCCAGCAGCGCTTTTTGTAGTGGACATCAAAAGAGAACACATCGCAATTGCCGAAGCTAAAAAGCTTGGTATCCCTGTTTTCGCATTGGTAGATACGAACTCTAACCCGAACGAGGTTGATTTCGCAATCCCTGCCAATGACGATGCTTTCAAGTCCGTTTCTTTACTAGTTAAAGCGTTCGGCGCAGCAATCGAAGAAGGTCTTTCAGAGCGTAAGAAAGACAAAGAAGAGGCTAAACTTTCTGAAGAGGAAGAAGCTAAGAAAGCTGTGGACGCCGAAACAAAAGAATAA